Below is a genomic region from Henckelia pumila isolate YLH828 chromosome 3, ASM3356847v2, whole genome shotgun sequence.
acttaattttcaataaaaccaaaattattgagcaaaatagtcattttatacAGTTTTCTCTTTTATAGCCATTAAAAGCTCACTTTTTGccatttgatattattttatttacaaatatgacacttactttataagatatatatattttttgtgaatatttgtttaggaaaacgttgtatttttattattttttaattttacaatttattatctattgtttaattattttttaattttacaatttattatttattgtctttttaaaaaaaaacgaaatgtatgaacacgcaacgcgtgcagcGAAATACTAATATATTTGATTGTAAATCTACGATTTAAATTCATTGTATATATTTGTTCAAAATTAGGACgacaattttaaatattttgtatatattggtcaattatatatatatatatatatttgcttcaattttattaaaataatgtttaaaaatatttctcaattttttcttcacaaacataaataatataatatatatatatatatacacgatgACGTGTTGCCGTTTATATTTAATTCGCTTACGTGTGCGGCCCCCATTGAAGGACGACAAGTAGAGGCCCAAATCCAAAATAAATTCAAGAATTGCGACACCCGTAGGCCCAATCTCTAACAGAAAACGACACCATTCTTTTTCCCATCAGAATCCAATGACTTCAAAAGGGAAGAAGCGTTTCGATTCGCTCTGCTTGGGATGAAATCGACTCCGATTCCATTGTTGTAAGAATTtcctttttttctcttttttttttttaatttgaatatTTGGAATGCATGCTGTGATACTGTATAAATCGCAACCTGGCATGATTTTGACGATCGATCGTGGCATGTTAATGACTATCGAAGCGGATGTTATAGaataatctttttttttccttAACGCCAAAAGTATGATTGATTTCGTTtgtcatttgttttttttttcttcctttaATGAACGATGTAGTATTTGTCGTACAATTTGCATATATTATTTGCTTACATTGCGTTTACGGCATTTTGTTTTTGGTGATTGGTGTACCCTGTCAACGAGTTGATTTATGTGTTTGGCATTTCTGGTTTGATTTTCGTTTGTTCGTGTAGCTGGAGTGGAGGAAAGTAAAATCACGCCCAATTGTGAGCAATTTGAGAGAGAAATTGAGAAAAAAGTAAGATGCCGGTGAATATTGTTCAGGAGAGTGATGGATCGCCGAGGGTTATTTTGTCGGAGCCCTCTGGTTCGACTGCCGAGGTTTGCAATCTTTCAATTTTGTGGCTGTTTTACGGTTTCCCTGCAGTTTGCTCGCTGTTTTGGAACATTTCACCGTGGAATTGTCCTGGTCACACGGCTCACCTTACTTCTTATTTGATCACTGTACAGAATTCTAGATGAGAATTAGGAAGGAATCTAAATAATCTATTGCTGCAGGTGCTTTTGCATGGGGCCCAGGTTGTATCTTGGAAGAATGAACGAAGGGAAGAGATGATCTTCATGAGCAGTAAGGTAAATCTATCATCTTTATGTGATCTTAGTGAGcaagatatatttttttgtgatcATGAATTAAAAACCGAAAATGTCTAATTTCTATGACACATCTGATTTTATTCTGCTTTGCAGGCTGCGCGGAGGTCTTCTAAAGCAACCAGGAGTGGCATACACATCAACTTTCCACAGGTGAACCTCAACAACCTTGTAAAAATTGACGGGATCATCTTGTGTTGTTTTGTATTCTTATGTTGTGTGTGGACTTTTTAGTTTACCAACTCTACTTCACTGGAGCAACATGGATTTACAAGCACTCGATTATGGTCATTGGATAGTTCTCCTTCACCTTTGCCCCCAGCCAGCAATCACTCAACGGTGGATCTTATGCTGGAATCCACAGAAGATGATCTGAAGATCTGGCCGCACAGGTAAAGATGCAAATGACGTGACGCGTCTATTTGTAAATAATCCCACCTAATGCATGTAAGATTGAAAATATTACGACTAACTCCATTATATATTTGTTCTGTTTATGGAGTTTAAAAGTTTGAGTTCTTTGAGTGTTTGTAAAGTCGATTTAAATTATGAGATGGTTGAGAATTTGAATATTAGATTTGGATCATGCATGGGTTGCTGCTTGGCATAAATGAATTATAGAATCTATAGAAATTAGAATTGATGACAAGTAAGACACATAAGTGGATAGGCTGTTTCTAACCTGTAGTTGGTAGTGTAACATATCAAGGAGGCCCAGATCATTACAGTTTTCTGTGTTATACTACAACATTAAAAGATTTCAATCTAGTTCTGTTTCTTTTTACAGATTTGAGTTGCGTTTGCGCATCTCTCTAACTACCGGGAAGCTCTCCTTGATACCTCGCGTTCGTAATACTGATAACAAGCCCTTCTCCTTTTCGTTTGTGTTGTGCAATTACCTGTCGGTATCTGATATCAGGTTTGCCTCGTGCCTTAGGTAGCTGTCTTCTTgctattttatttatcttgttaATTTGTGGTCTGGTGGGTCCGTGTCTCAGTCGCGCACATTCATTTTTATCATGTCGGTGAGCAATGTTATTGTCGTCAATTTCCTCATTAAAACTTAATTTGCATAAATACTTAACTATCCTTTCAGATAGGTTGCATGATGCTGTTTGATTTGCAGTGAAGTGCGCATCGAGGGCTTGGAGACGCTCGACTACTTCGACAATTTATTACAGAAAGAGAGATTCACTGAGCAGGCAGATGCAATTACCTTTGATGGCGAGGTAACTCGCTGttcgtaaattttttttaatgcaaACCATTTTTGAACTTGAATTTCAAACTTACAAAAAGGAAATTTTTCCGCTTATCtgtttgcatgttttgtgtTATTTTATAGATTGACAGGGTGTATTTGAGCACACCAACTAAGATAGCCGTAATAGATCACGAGAAGAAAAGAACCCTTGTCCTTCGCAAAGATGGCATGCCAGATGCAGGTTCCGTCCATCTGtgattaattttatttgtaCTTCAATTGTCATATATACTTTGAAGATTTTGTGTCGACACCATTGTAAAAGATGTTAATTATGTACAGTTGTATGGAACCCTTGGGACAAAAAAGCAAAGGCTCTCCCTGATTTTGGTGACGAGGATTATAACACAATGTTGTGTGTGAATTCTGCGGCCATAGAAGCTCCTATAGTTTTGAAACCTTTCGAAGAATGGAAGGGTCGACAAGAGCTGTCAACTGTATTGTCAAGTTATTGCAGCGGTCAGCTGGATCCGCGGAAAGTTCTTGGCATATAATGCACTTGAGGTTCTCCATAGTTTAGCACTCGTGCACCCTGTAGAATGTGATTTCACCTTTTCTTGTGCAAACGATAATTTGTTGTTTTGCACATTGCAAATTCTAGTGTTATGCTTGGGAAAGTAATCTGTTGATTTTTTTCTCATGTCGTTCAAGGAAGTCACTCGTGGAAAATGTGAATGGAACACATGCACATAAGTCAATCCATATTTGTTTATGTGGATAAAAGCCCAGTTCCATCACAAATATAATGTTTAAAGATTTTGAGCAATTCAGACCTTTAAACCATTCAAAATTTTACTAAATACTCttgatatttaaaaattatatatatttttctatatataaagaatttgCCTTTTAGACatcatcttttatttttttcaaaattgccCTTATTTCTTTCTATATAAATAATCTCTTCGTAGACAACATATTTTATTTTGCCAAAATTAcctttatataaatattatactattgtttttgtttttttaattttgatatttcaaattaaagtgataaataatttttacaacaatgatattatttttatttgaatatatatcaaataaatatataaaatattatataaccaCGTAACACGTGCGTCAGTATATTAGTATGAAGAAAATATGACCGGTAGCCTTTTTTAGACATATTAACTTATTATTAACTTGTATGCTACTTTGAGGAGTAAGAGATTTCTCCTTAAATTATGAATCCGAATATATGTTCGAGATTTTTTATTAACaagatttattttaatattttggaatgTTTAAAACAAAGGCAAGATACCAAAAGAAATTGAAAGATAATCAAGATACTAAGGTATATTATGATTTAAAATCACAAATTCTTATACATTGTTTCAGATTCATCTAAGATACGAGGAGATTTTAGAAAAATACAAAAGACAATACAAAATTATGACAATCGGCTATATTATGTACACCAACAACTAAAGATATTcttaaaaatcaataagaaattcTTGAAACTTTAAATGATATTCAAACAAGGATCCAAGGCCAAGAACAAAAACTCGGTTATAGACAAAGGATTACGGAAAGAAGGCTACCACTATCTTTTGGTACTTAACCCTTGTTACAAAAAAGAAAAGTCAAAGTGGTGCAAAAATCTTTAACCTATGACAAGAAAATGATCAATTTTATCtaagtttttttgaaaaataaactgATGACAATATAGAACGGATCAGTCTCAATGATCTTCAAGAACTTGTGGAATCTTTCACAAACCTTAaaatagtagatctaaaaattaATACCGGGTGACTAATCCCTAATTTTTAGGAACATTCCACAAAGACGGGAAGAAAGTGTGAGATCTTATGGCCAAGGGCGGAGGCACATTACGTGCAACCAAGTagtccatttttattttttatgtgttatatatatttttagaaatatttttttaattatttttaaactaaTTCTATATTAATCAGGAtagtcaaattaaaaaaaaatagcccATATAtaatccattttaaaaaaattaagtagcTCATATGTTTTAAAATTGAGTTTTTTTTGTCCTTGACTTCTTGATTAGATTAGATtcaatttaagtatttaatttttatctcCATCAATCTCCgtcttttaaataatatttctacTTCTATAACTATAAGGTAGATTTCTTCTTGtcggtttttttttaatttttctgctttGTGGTATTGCTTTATTTTAAAAGTGATCGCATTGCAATGAAaggattttttttagaattgaaatttttgattTCATAAAAACGTTTAATTATTTGTTCCGCTCAAATTTCTATTTTAAGTATTATATTCATCGTTTTAATTcttatgcattatttttttttcgctAAAAATTCTAGCCCGAATGAATTTCAGATCCTGGTTCCGCCATTGTTGTGGCTCACACATAAGAGAAAACCACACTGAAGTTGGAGGGAAATCACATCCAACGAGACAATTATCTTTAAGAACTTGTGAAATCTTTCGAAAACAATAAGAAAGTAGATCTaaaaattaatacaagtgcagtaACCATTATTTCGGAAACAGAGACGATTTGGGCGCTAAATATGTTTGCATATACAATAAATTGGTTTTAGgagaaatttattatatttcttAAGAGAAAATGTAAGGGAAGCATTGTTCTTAACTTGCAAGGCATTTGCCGTTGGGAATGTAATTTTGTTTACTGCTTCCTCTACCAACCTTGGTCTTACCCGGCAAAAGCTTCGGGTGTTtccttttaatttttaaatcacTCCATAACAAAAACTACGTGTTAAGATAATCTTAACAGAAAATAAATTGACAATTTAATTCAATACCAAATATTTTAAAGCATTTTTTCTTCTTATATTTTCTGCTTCGAGAAATTTAGCTCTGCGTAGGCCATTTGTTTTTGTAGCTCCCCAAATTCAGCAGAAATCTGAAAAAAATTACTCATCAATGTGGACTTTAACTTGTTAAAAAGCGTGTGCATCTTTACATTCTCACAATTGTTAACAATCAGTGATTCAGTTACCATTCTAgagattgaaaataaaaaaaatatttaattttaattaagtatGTAATTCAACAAGAAATTGTCTTAAGTGTGATTTTTTCCTTAATTCCTCATACAGAGCCATACACAACGCCTGCATTCTTCGAGCACAATTTCTCTATTCCTTTTATGAGTCGGTCCTCATTTTCTCTTAAAGCCTTGATTCATTAAGCAAGATTTGACGTTCACGGATACAAGAGGGCAACGACTAAAGTTTCATTTTGATTCATAATAGTGTTTTGAATCTCCAATGCTTATCCTTAAAATTAGGGCCGGGTGCAAGCGAACCGAGTCGGTTCTtgagctttacgagcccgctcgataaatatttgatttgtattcgagtttatcgaactcgagccaatTCGAAATGTTCAAACTTTTTTTCAAGTTGAGCTCGAGCCAAGATTAttatgttcgatagttcgcgagtCTTAATATttaagtaatataatataattatataataaatatatatatttcgaatcTTTTCGAACATTTCGAAACACAATACCCGagcaatagttcacgaataggttttCGAATGTTTtgaaccgaactcgaactcgaagttcatttcgagccgaattcgagccaaaatatttgaaattatcgagttTCGAATCGAgttcgaactcgaatatactcttatcgaactgaattcgagccttaaaattctaccattattcggctcgattcaaTTCGTTTGCATCCCTACTTAAAAAAATGACCTAAAACTTAATCATTAAAACAACCTAAAAACACATATACATGAGAATTGCAAGAGATTAATTGAAACTAGGAATGACAACGAGAATGGGCTGAGGGAGGATGGGGATTCCCGCCTTCTCCATCCCTAGTGACATCTCCAATTTCTAGAAACATTAcgcaaagaaaagaagaaaacatgGGATCTTATGGCTAATACATAAGAGAAAATCACATTGATTTCCAAGTTGATGTCTTTGTGAATTGTGAATCAAAGTTCTGTCGAATGTCTGTGAAACGACCCTGACTCAACTAtaactattaattaaataaaacgcggatttaagaaaaattttattaaaaatttcggtacgatcGCTCTGTTTATAATACAACCAACTTGTCTCAGACAACaaccaaaataaaatgaaagaaaTAGACGACTGACGACACCAGAAACTAGGCCGAGACAAGAACGAGACCCAAAAGAGAGGTTCGACATATCAAATatttacaagattaaaaatCTAATATTTGCATGCTCGAAAACAAAGC
It encodes:
- the LOC140890691 gene encoding putative glucose-6-phosphate 1-epimerase isoform X2 — protein: MPVNIVQESDGSPRVILSEPSGSTAEVLLHGAQVVSWKNERREEMIFMSSKAARRSSKATRSGIHINFPQFTNSTSLEQHGFTSTRLWSLDSSPSPLPPASNHSTVDLMLESTEDDLKIWPHRFELRLRISLTTGKLSLIPRVRNTDNKPFSFSFVLCNYLSVSDISEVRIEGLETLDYFDNLLQKERFTEQADAITFDGEIDRVYLSTPTKIAVIDHEKKRTLVLRKDGMPDAVVWNPWDKKAKALPDFGDEDYNTMLCVNSAAIEAPIVLKPFEEWKGRQELSTVLSSYCSGQLDPRKVLGI
- the LOC140890691 gene encoding putative glucose-6-phosphate 1-epimerase isoform X1, with the protein product MDRRGLFCRSPLVRLPRFAIFQFCGCFTVSLQFARCFGTFHRGIVLVLLHGAQVVSWKNERREEMIFMSSKAARRSSKATRSGIHINFPQFTNSTSLEQHGFTSTRLWSLDSSPSPLPPASNHSTVDLMLESTEDDLKIWPHRFELRLRISLTTGKLSLIPRVRNTDNKPFSFSFVLCNYLSVSDISEVRIEGLETLDYFDNLLQKERFTEQADAITFDGEIDRVYLSTPTKIAVIDHEKKRTLVLRKDGMPDAVVWNPWDKKAKALPDFGDEDYNTMLCVNSAAIEAPIVLKPFEEWKGRQELSTVLSSYCSGQLDPRKVLGI